The genomic window TATGgttaccaatttttaaaacttatggCCGGTGCGGTCTTACTATAAAAACAGGCAAGCAATAGTACCGTGTTTGTTAACatggtaataatattaattccaCGATAGGAATTATAACCATTATACCAATCAATCTTTAGACCATAAAGTCGTAACTGTCAATTACAAGATGTAATTTCTGTCTAGCCTGTGgcaattcataataattatataatcacTGTTATCTGTTAATTCTGCTATTCATCCAATCGACGTCAATTCACACCTGCATAGCTAATGTTATTTACTATAGCAAATCCCCTAAATTACAATCTGATATAATTACGTACAATAATGTTGGTAAAGCTAATTAACGGGATATAATGGTAATTAGatgtttattagttattacttaATCCTATATATTGTcataattagattttaatgCGTATTTCAGTGTATTTTTACGAACcaaccttaaaataaaaacaaaatagggCAATGAAATCTAAATTGAAATGTTTTGAATTAGTTTAGGccttaatttctttttaaattatacatagcaagaacataattaaataaacacatcACGAAATAATCACCGCCCTACCACAGACTAAATAACTGCCGCGTAAAATTCAAAATGCGAACATAATTTTGACAGCAGCCACCAATAACGCTACAAACGTTTCCGTTATTAACGCTAATTTATAACGCATTGCCGGTGTTTCGCACCTAACGTTGGACATAAGCGATTGTCGTTAAATCTCGCACTATGGCTGGTTTACGATTATGCGCCGATTCGCCGGCAATGACAACGGGTGGATGTTTACGATATAGGGGGCGTCAGACACACCTGATTAACAGTTTCTATTGCCACCGGTTTgtcgtaaatttttattgattatgtATTGCAGTAATTGGGAGGTGGGGAAATAATGTACTGTATCGTATGAATTAATTTGATTGAATAGTTTAACATACAACCGCTATATGCGGCATGGTCACTACGAGCTTGCGTTGATGGCGTCTACGGCGTCTTTCCAGCAACATCGGCCGATGGGCAGGCTGTCGTTATTTCGAGATATATCCTCTCGACACACTGAGTCTCTGTCAGATCAAAGTTCTATCtattttcaaacaaattatactgtaatgtatttttttaggcaTTACTAAAATATTGCTTTATAACACCCATGTTTTATAATCTATTAATCAAAAGCTGTCGTATCTCTAGCCAAACTTTGATTTATTGATTTAGATTTTACCACCTTTTATTGCAATAtgctctttgtttttatttatttatcatcaTTTAAGAAAATAGAAAGATACTTTTAATAACCCGCACATATAGTAGTGCGCAGTGTTATTTGGCCTCACTCAGTTCGCTAAATCTGGACTTTAGGCAAGCCTTGTGACCACAGCACTGATTTGTAATGAGACCATTaagcaaatatgtatatgtgtgtgtgtgtgttattaaaattggtacaaaatacataaatacaccTAGCCTGCTTACTGTCGAGTGTCGATGAATGTATATCTACTTTCCATTAGTTATAATATGCTGATAGATGCAACctataatatttgattttaattagaaaGAACCTCTATTCTAAGCGATAGTCtactaatttttttagtaGTACATTTATCGTACAAAAGAATACTTAAGATACTAAAGATTCATACACAAACGCACATCTAAACAAGAAGTTAAATAAGCCTTAAGTAGGTATAtcataagattaaaaaaaaatgggtaAGGATGGAACACGTACAAATTTGTATTGCTtgcataaaactaaaaataataaaacgcaATAGCATGAGAATTAAGTCCGTAACTCTCATACAAACAAAGAAACTAGAAGTCCGCTCAGCAAATCTCCATAAATATCAGATGTCTGCGACATTGTCAACCGGCCACCCTAATTTACTGCTAGTAATTAGGACTTTGCACTTTGCCAAAGCGATTTGCATCGATCGTGGGACCgtcaaaattattatcttGCTTCAGTCCGCCATTTGGATACTTGTAGACTACGAgattactatttaaataaaatcagtggtTTTGATTAGAACCCGTGTATCGATAAATTTGTTAACAGAGTTTGTAaaaggtatatttattattttatataggtcaatcatatgtattataaaataaaggcCCCCGGCGACGTCGAATAAAATGAACGTGCTAATCTCGTGTAAATCTAAATCAAAACATACGTAATCTATGaaatctaaaggctaaaattatttaatgtttaatttacagttaaaatatataaaaaaaaattgaattttccacagtttaaactttataatatgtatatcgaATTTAACTCAATACAATAACAAACTTTCGGTGAGTGCCGTttggtttaaaaacaaaagtatgTGCTGCGCTCTTTCTGTTTCTTATAGTATTAAATCAAAGTTAACagtaatactttttaatacagAAAAGAATGACTAGATGGCGTGATACCAGCAAAATATTATAGTGGTAAATATGATCCTTACGTAAGTCTcaattcaaaacatttaaaattttaaagaatttctACCTAGTTTTTTCGgctttaattgtatatttattttatgccTTCAGATTGACAATAATATCACCCGTCTTTAGGTGACAACATAAAGTACACGGTAGTTagaaattttatgtttctaaTAGATGGCACTCTTAGACGTATAAAATTGAAAAGTAAAGCGCTTGATGTCACTATAAAATGAAAGCAAATTACCAATTTAGCGCCAAAATTTGACATTGActgtaaacttttaatttccataaaagttaacttttgaaatttcaactttttttatttgtttgcatTATCTTATGATTAatcacatttaatatttgactgaaatttattattttttagtttttatgttcAATAACTGAATTGTTTAATGGTTATAAGCGGTAGTGTCGTGtatttgaaacaaataaaCTATGGATCCGTATGAGATAGAGTTTATAGGTGAAAACAGAATAGCTAGCATAATACCAAATTTTTCTTACGacaaaatttacttaatttgtGGTGAATTTGGACCCTTTCGTGCTGGATTACCTATGAACGTTCCACTATGGTTAGCGGTtatgttaaaacaaaaacaaaagtgtCGAATGGTGCCCCCAGATTGGATGGAAATTGATAATTtggaaaatatcaaagaagaagaaaaaagatCCAGGTAAGAAATTCGTGTAAGgataaagtttttgaaaacGAAACCTACcaatttaataaagataataaataattagtatatatttcttatacaTGTAACTAAAtcccatttattttatatatccaataatttttaagttagtgaaattaaattttataattaatcaggATTATACAACTTCACCTTCACTGTTTTGTAAACAACAATGACCAACTATTAGCAATAACATGCTTATAactatttgttaatttagaCTTGTTTAGAGTatgttttttctattatttaatttggttATTATTTCGAACTTCTAGATTTTGTACAAGCTAACATATCTTATTTcagattttttacaaaaatgcCCCATGAACATTATATGGTAGAAGCAAAACTGATATTAGGCGCTGCATCTGAAGATATACCAAATGcatctgaaattaaaacaattatcaaAGATATATGGGATATAAGGATGTCTAAATTACGGACTTCTATGGATGCTTTAATGAAGTCTGGTGGTTCTTATGGTAGACTGGATCATTTAACAATGATGGAAATCAATTCTGTAAAACCACTGCTGCCTTCGGCTATGAATGAATTACTGAAGATTCaaatggtatttttattttaccctTATCTAAAATGAATACTATCAagcttttttttacaaaatgttattgCTAGCAaggcacaggaagctgatcactgatgattttaaaatacattatatttgcAGAGCAGAGCAAAGATTAcacaaacttttattattacatttttcatacattttaatggCTATCTTGTTACTTATGGAAGTcaaacaaattacaaaataatgagtGGAACGTGATTCATACCTTATGCTGtcatttcttaattttatatctatattttcaGACGTCTAAGAAGTCAACATCAGCAACACTAAATAGTTCTACATTCAGCCAGTCAGGAACTTCACAAAATATGTGAAAATAAACTGTGATTGGGAAGTGCATAATTTGTGCCGAGTTGATGTGTGTATGTGTTAAGTTGATAATATGTCAATGTTGGAAccaattttatttgttgtcttttttactttctatattttttaataaattgtacacAATTGgaaaatgattatttaaatgataaatattaatctaaACTTAATGATTGAATTTTAGGCTTTATAGTTGCAACTTCCATAGTGTCAAATGTTTTTAAGAGTAAGATTTGTGCTAACTTTACTACTATACGAAATACGAATACTATATGAAATCTTACCTTTAAATATACTATaggcaaatatatattatggcaCTGTGCGCCAACTGTCATAAATATCCTGTCTCTGATTGTGGACTATCAAAAGGGTTATGGGAATTAAGAGAAATCTTAtctcattataattatttcatagtTTTAAAGGAGCTGTGATAGTGGGAGGTCTGGTAGGAGATTCCATGTTTCATATGTTTGTAGGTGGCTGCCATATTGGAGAACCttagattttatatatgtactagcAGACTCTGCCAAGTGTTGCAGTGGAAAGTTTTtggttatattacatagtagtaaactattcaaggtaGGAGAACAATAGTGATGCGGACCATCACGCTTTTTTGGTGGatatgccattaaattataccttatatgaaacgttggactttcaacacagcgccatctgttagaattgtgtcaaataataaacaaatgatttgcaataaaatagtattgtgtttataaattaaaatataagctatcctatatagttagataaaactgcacacggtgtgctaATTTGAATTGAAGATTGCAAtaggttaagtagtttaggagtccatagccgacaaacaacgtgacgcgtaatttatatatacatattaagatatttattttttacaaattacaaattttcacttaacaaaaagaaaatgatgggaattaatatttcatagtaTTAGGTTAGATCTAGTTAAAGATTTTTGAGATTCACACGAGCAATGTAAGATTCACACTCACTAAAAAACTCACCAGTCTTCCTTTTTCATGTTTCTCaacatagtttatttaaataaataaatttgaaaccTAGAATGTATTGcattttactaaatttaaaaatgcgtaagatattttttaagtcaTGTACTGAAGCTTGTGCACTCTGTTGATTTCTACTCTTTCCCTCtgttagaaaatataattttccagatttttttattgaaaaattgcatagtataatatttgtatgcaGAATAGAGAAAATGTTGTTTGTCTTCTacatatattatcatagttttAAGAatcaattacttttatttttgagaACTTATTTGATTGAGTACTTACACTTATTTGAACTAAAATACTGTACTAGTTCTATTAATGGTGAGCTCAGAACATTTTGTACTACAAGTATGCTTGGTTAAGTAACAATAGTCCTAGATTATATTAAGAAAGAAAactcttaataataaataacaatccAATAAAAGatgtatttaagaaaaaaaatatattttccacCTTATCATGTAAAATCATCTACTCTTAACACTAACTATTCTATTTGTTAGTCTCGTTGTCATTATTCTTAGCTAGGCTAGGTTATTTAGAACTAAATCTAAAAGAAACCTATACTAAAGACATTGGCATGAACAGTACTATACTTTTTCCTCCTAAGATAAATAACTATACTATAATAATCTTATGTCATGCTATCTCTTACCAACATTATAATGATGGAAAGGACagcatgtttattattatacaataaaatactcttggaattataatcagaatgTCTAACTATGGCCTGAATAGAAGTTGTATTACATTATCAAATAAAGCCCTCAATGCTTTACATAATCACGATAGGCAATATCCTTAAcctatagataataaaatatgttgcaACTAATAAGTGGTCTTATAATAATGTCTCTGGAATGTAAAATTACCGTTGAGATTAATTTCAAGCAAGCGTTATATAGAGATCCGAAGTAGGAATTTAGACAAAAATGGGaatacttaaacaaaatattagaaTCAAAAAAACGCTTACACAATAGTACACGACTTGGCCGCCTTTTATTGCGTTGATAACTTTGCTCCATCTATTGTACATCTCTTCTTCGCAAAGTCATCAAAACACTTTGGTCTAACTCCAGCTTGTTAAACGagggtttttatatttacaatacatttttcatgttctatacatacaataaatatatattttaatattcttagaTATATACATAGACGTGCCGAAATAACATAACCAAACGTGTCTCAAAGCTTCTTACTCAGTAAATCTAAATTTCAGTTCTGCACTTTTAAAACGCCTATTATCTGTGTAAGGCGACCAAAAATGCTCAGCGAACGTTTTCTGGCAACACAATTTTTGCAGTCACCTATAAAAATGTGTGCATATGGCACGGGTATGTATTAGCCGATCACCTTTGACACATGCTCAGTTTGTTACGTTTGACGGCAATGAAATTCAAGAGATCTTCAGTGAAAGGATAACAATGCTGCAAATGCGCTCCTAACTAATATATACAGCTTACAGAAAACGGAAAACTATTTACATCTAACACATATGTACATCTAAATCTAtgacttttaaaatttttaaatatctaatacTAAATAACAGTGACTATATTGGTTTATACAGCGACAATCTTGCTGGGATCAACTTTGACCCGTAAAAATAGGACATCGTCTTTCACAAAGTTCCTCTTCTTGAGCATTTCGTGTGAGACGAAGCGTGGAAAACCGAATCCTAGTGCATCTGGTTCCTTTGATGGGCGCTGGAAGTTCTTCCAGGTGGGGTCTGGGACGAAGCTCTCGACCATATTGCAGGCTCTGTCTGGCGTGGAGCTTTGATCGAAGAGTGTGAAAGAGACGGTATGGGCGAACGGCCAGCGGAGTAAAGCGTCGTATTCGCCTGGCAAGATCTTGATATAAACTGACATATGGGTAGACTCGCCGGCGCCGTTCCCGTTTAAAAATAGTGACGCCTGtaacaaaatcaaataatattaacacaaggaaataattaaaacattgtattgcttagtattgtctttgattgacataacttttacacatttaaataaaaaactgttttgaccggattgaaggacaccgtgagccatttttgccaaaaccctaaaaaaatcttttagtcgataccaactccggggaaataaatacagataatgcaactttctctgcagctgtgatactttttggcattcaacatcttttgtcttcagtcaacgtgaccacgcacgctgtaaagcacgcgaaacgtcggataaatttaaaattatgttaaatagttgtaaatttaaaataatacataacttcaatccggtcaaaacagttttttatttaattgtattgcttttcatTTGTAGTAGATAGTAAACGGAAATAGATCATAATAAAAGACCTGCAACCGTAAATTCCATAATAAAACGACATGACTAAGCTGCACGGATTTAGTTGTACTACGGCCGCTGGCAATGGGTTAGTCACGCGATATTATTCACTCCATATAAATAATCTCTCCCTTTGTTTACAAACaaactaacctaacccaaTGTCATTTAACGTTACAAATTATGcacatgttttaattttttaactaaaactttaaaaattagtttatattCTCACCTGCAATTTATAACCATATTGACTGGTGTAGAAAGCTGGGGATACAAGTTCGACGCCCTCCTTGCATTTAGCTTCGGCCATCTTCGCAGCGAAGTCAGATATTCTCCAGACAAGAGCCCCAGACTGGTTTAGGGCTAATTTTGCGAGAGCAGATCTTAGGGATTCCAACTGACGTGCTTGTCTGGTAGCTACCCCACATACAAGGGCCAAATGCGCCTGGCAGCTTTCTTCAATATGGCGGTCAAGAGCTTGGCGAGTGCCCTGAAATTTAAAGAcatcaattaatataaaattgtttagaaaatcaattgtttttttttaaagacaggtcacaccaattgacctagtcccatgctaagctggtgaagcttgtgttatgggtactatgcatcggatatacatacatattatagatagatagatatatataaatacatatttaaacacccaagacctaagcacaacgcCAAATGCTCAAcgtcacatcgatgttcgtctcagccggggatcgaacccgggacccatggattcgcagtcaggggtactaaccactagaccaatgagtcgtcaaattacTACGCCATTGCTATTCGAGGTTCGAGATTCTTTTGTTACGTAGAAATCAGATTTTGAGTCGTTATAAAATTTCAAAGAAATGAATGTCTTTTATCTTACCTTGAATCGACATCCAGCGTCTCTATAGGCACAGGGCAGAGAGGCAGCGGCGCAGTGATCCCGAAGATGAGCATCCAACTCGTCTCTGGCAGGAGCTGCAGCGCAACGCTGTGGACATGGCACCGGCGCACGCGCACACGATGCACCATGGGCGCCCACTGTGTCCTGTAATAGTCATAGTACATTAAAATCATCGCAATTTTATAGGTTCAAATAACTTTTATCAATGTGTTAACGCGTGTAACTTAAACTTAGAGAAACCAGTTTGTAATGAAATAgtcatttttaaaacagataTTAGTGTAGCACAAAGTTAGAATTAGCTAAGTCAGATTTTCGTACATCAAAAATACGGTTCGCGTTTTGTCTCTGAAAGAAATCTTGGAAAAAAGTATGtcaatatattgaaaaaagaGTATCTCACCTGTGTGTATCTCTGGCCGCAGTGTCGGCAGGGCACAAGCCGCTTGCTGCAATGTTGCTGCAAATGCTGCTGAGTATGACGGCGCTGCACTTTAGCGCCGCATTTGTTCTCGCAGTAGACAGGCTCGTGACCACAGTTTCCTTGATGTTCCTGGAATATACGTCCATTATTAACTTCTAAAAACTGTTAGGAGGTTTAAAGTGCTACCTAATTTGTCTTTATATcacatattatttagattgtaAGAAA from Pieris napi chromosome 12, ilPieNapi1.2, whole genome shotgun sequence includes these protein-coding regions:
- the LOC125054525 gene encoding TNF receptor-associated factor 4 isoform X2, with the protein product MHFVSGPCAELSFARKIRHFIQTMCSIFDRTIYPDPESEKAIMGSVVYCIHHKEGCQWSDELRKLKAHLNTCKHDAVLCAAQCGAMIPRVLMQDHLRYTCPRRRANCEHCAKEFSGSALEEHQGNCGHEPVYCENKCGAKVQRRHTQQHLQQHCSKRLVPCRHCGQRYTQDTVGAHGASCARAPVPCPQRCAAAPARDELDAHLRDHCAAASLPCAYRDAGCRFKGTRQALDRHIEESCQAHLALVCGVATRQARQLESLRSALAKLALNQSGALVWRISDFAAKMAEAKCKEGVELVSPAFYTSQYGYKLQASLFLNGNGAGESTHMSVYIKILPGEYDALLRWPFAHTVSFTLFDQSSTPDRACNMVESFVPDPTWKNFQRPSKEPDALGFGFPRFVSHEMLKKRNFVKDDVLFLRVKVDPSKIVAV
- the LOC125054526 gene encoding probable DNA replication complex GINS protein PSF2, which encodes MDPYEIEFIGENRIASIIPNFSYDKIYLICGEFGPFRAGLPMNVPLWLAVMLKQKQKCRMVPPDWMEIDNLENIKEEEKRSRFFTKMPHEHYMVEAKLILGAASEDIPNASEIKTIIKDIWDIRMSKLRTSMDALMKSGGSYGRLDHLTMMEINSVKPLLPSAMNELLKIQMTSKKSTSATLNSSTFSQSGTSQNM
- the LOC125054525 gene encoding TNF receptor-associated factor 4 isoform X4, which gives rise to MLKYIVNKFKKVSSNCNLFTSNNIYPDPESEKAIMGSVVYCIHHKEGCQWSDELRKLKAHLNTCKHDAVLCAAQCGAMIPRVLMQDHLRYTCPRRRANCEHCAKEFSGSALEEHQGNCGHEPVYCENKCGAKVQRRHTQQHLQQHCSKRLVPCRHCGQRYTQDTVGAHGASCARAPVPCPQRCAAAPARDELDAHLRDHCAAASLPCAYRDAGCRFKGTRQALDRHIEESCQAHLALVCGVATRQARQLESLRSALAKLALNQSGALVWRISDFAAKMAEAKCKEGVELVSPAFYTSQYGYKLQASLFLNGNGAGESTHMSVYIKILPGEYDALLRWPFAHTVSFTLFDQSSTPDRACNMVESFVPDPTWKNFQRPSKEPDALGFGFPRFVSHEMLKKRNFVKDDVLFLRVKVDPSKIVAV
- the LOC125054525 gene encoding TNF receptor-associated factor 4 isoform X3, with translation MTPVGLLFKVTSEGLFTSPVNASPVDYAKIYPDPESEKAIMGSVVYCIHHKEGCQWSDELRKLKAHLNTCKHDAVLCAAQCGAMIPRVLMQDHLRYTCPRRRANCEHCAKEFSGSALEEHQGNCGHEPVYCENKCGAKVQRRHTQQHLQQHCSKRLVPCRHCGQRYTQDTVGAHGASCARAPVPCPQRCAAAPARDELDAHLRDHCAAASLPCAYRDAGCRFKGTRQALDRHIEESCQAHLALVCGVATRQARQLESLRSALAKLALNQSGALVWRISDFAAKMAEAKCKEGVELVSPAFYTSQYGYKLQASLFLNGNGAGESTHMSVYIKILPGEYDALLRWPFAHTVSFTLFDQSSTPDRACNMVESFVPDPTWKNFQRPSKEPDALGFGFPRFVSHEMLKKRNFVKDDVLFLRVKVDPSKIVAV
- the LOC125054525 gene encoding TNF receptor-associated factor 4 isoform X1 codes for the protein MVRSLSQWTKTLSFPSRLSPNRTSKESVVNVQPSSPGVSPTPSASSLPQGSEKTISPIPITEISQIIYPDPESEKAIMGSVVYCIHHKEGCQWSDELRKLKAHLNTCKHDAVLCAAQCGAMIPRVLMQDHLRYTCPRRRANCEHCAKEFSGSALEEHQGNCGHEPVYCENKCGAKVQRRHTQQHLQQHCSKRLVPCRHCGQRYTQDTVGAHGASCARAPVPCPQRCAAAPARDELDAHLRDHCAAASLPCAYRDAGCRFKGTRQALDRHIEESCQAHLALVCGVATRQARQLESLRSALAKLALNQSGALVWRISDFAAKMAEAKCKEGVELVSPAFYTSQYGYKLQASLFLNGNGAGESTHMSVYIKILPGEYDALLRWPFAHTVSFTLFDQSSTPDRACNMVESFVPDPTWKNFQRPSKEPDALGFGFPRFVSHEMLKKRNFVKDDVLFLRVKVDPSKIVAV